The following are from one region of the Denitrobacterium detoxificans genome:
- a CDS encoding response regulator: MIRVVIADDHEVVRSGFAFIINAQPDMEVVGDAADGEQAYQIVSRERPDVLLLDISMPPGESGLVACERFARDFPDMAVLVLTMFSEADYVFFALRSGALGYVLKSASTDMLIDAIHAVAKGEVYVQEGLDEALAGKLVAADEVEVNPYHALSSREIEVMSLLAQGYTNKEISERIFVSVKTVESHRRNIYAKLGISTRAELFHIAAKHHLLV, translated from the coding sequence ATGATTCGCGTAGTCATTGCGGACGACCACGAAGTGGTGCGTTCGGGCTTTGCGTTCATCATCAACGCTCAGCCCGACATGGAAGTCGTGGGGGACGCGGCCGATGGCGAGCAGGCCTATCAAATCGTTTCGCGCGAGCGCCCCGATGTGCTGCTCCTGGACATTTCGATGCCGCCAGGCGAAAGCGGCCTCGTTGCCTGCGAGCGCTTCGCGCGTGATTTCCCTGATATGGCCGTCTTGGTCCTCACCATGTTTTCGGAAGCCGATTACGTCTTCTTCGCGTTGCGCAGTGGTGCCCTTGGATACGTGCTCAAGAGCGCGTCAACCGATATGCTTATCGACGCTATCCATGCCGTCGCAAAGGGCGAGGTATACGTTCAGGAGGGATTAGACGAGGCCCTGGCCGGCAAACTCGTCGCAGCTGATGAGGTCGAGGTGAATCCCTACCATGCGCTTTCGAGCCGGGAAATCGAAGTGATGTCGCTCTTGGCTCAGGGCTATACCAACAAGGAGATATCGGAGCGCATCTTCGTCTCGGTGAAGACGGTCGAAAGCCATAGGCGCAACATCTACGCGAAGCTGGGCATCAGCACGCGAGCCGAGCTATTCCACATTGCCGCCAAGCATCATTTGCTGGTATAG
- a CDS encoding 4Fe-4S binding protein, with protein sequence MQVVALLIFAAPVIVAGWGVFGGIAGNAAAGGDGMVATPAALPFFGTLSSSSIFGVAVLDPFAMLEVIAASKTFSPSWLLAALPVLIVYGLIRGRAFCGWVCPVNLLCEGLDWLRARLHIFVRERVVPRHAKLYIALGILFLSAVLGFPLFEALSPIGFVAKGIVLGSMAGGLTLLAIVLLELFCGHRVWCRALCPLGGFYEALGRVGLVNVTIDHGACIGCDRCKQACLCDPQILDDAVSGVDGMVRAGDCMACGKCVDACPTHALAIGMTIPRPQASSGTAQGGDDRA encoded by the coding sequence GTGCAAGTCGTCGCCTTGCTCATATTTGCCGCGCCGGTCATCGTGGCAGGGTGGGGCGTGTTCGGAGGCATCGCAGGCAATGCCGCAGCTGGCGGGGATGGCATGGTGGCCACCCCCGCGGCCCTGCCGTTTTTCGGCACGTTGTCGTCAAGTAGCATCTTCGGCGTTGCCGTGCTCGATCCGTTTGCGATGCTCGAGGTGATTGCAGCTTCCAAGACGTTTTCGCCGAGTTGGCTGCTTGCGGCCCTTCCCGTGCTCATCGTATATGGGCTCATCCGGGGCCGGGCGTTTTGCGGTTGGGTTTGCCCCGTGAACCTTTTGTGCGAGGGGCTCGACTGGCTGCGCGCCCGGTTGCATATTTTCGTCCGCGAGCGCGTGGTGCCGCGTCACGCAAAGCTCTACATTGCCCTGGGCATCCTGTTCCTTTCGGCTGTGCTTGGGTTTCCGCTGTTCGAGGCCTTATCTCCCATTGGCTTCGTGGCTAAGGGGATTGTCCTTGGCAGCATGGCGGGCGGGCTGACCCTTCTGGCAATCGTCCTGCTCGAATTGTTTTGCGGTCATCGCGTGTGGTGTCGGGCGCTGTGTCCGCTGGGCGGTTTCTACGAGGCTCTGGGGCGAGTGGGCCTGGTCAACGTAACGATCGACCATGGCGCGTGCATTGGGTGCGATCGATGCAAGCAGGCATGTTTGTGCGATCCCCAGATACTCGACGACGCCGTATCAGGCGTTGACGGCATGGTGCGTGCGGGGGATTGCATGGCGTGCGGAAAGTGCGTTGACGCTTGCCCTACGCATGCGCTGGCAATTGGCATGACGATCCCACGCCCTCAAGCGTCTTCTGGAACTGCGCAAGGTGGGGATGATAGGGCATGA
- a CDS encoding SufB/SufD family protein has translation MSEQTQEPTITLDRVNTPPAQTWNYLRANDISLTVPNRPRQGTTRADLPRLFGSVECGMGQAVTQWVESQAGDALYWEVRSGEDTEPIVIDVDAVKGDIVDAGVIVRAGAQANILIHHHGSTPIGGTSAVLLRVIAERGSQVRLREIVVGDGVGQRIESVGITCGNGAQVDARQFFLAAGTTAAGFAAALDGDASRIDLTARYLGVNHDTLDINHVVRQRGQRTKSNVLESGVLDDAARKSLRATIDLIHGAHGAEGSELESVLVLGDDVVNKTMPVILCDEDNVAGNHGASIGSVGPDQIRYLRNRGLSEREAEDLYVRALFDDALIAAEMNDVRSRVVARAKTVLGEGIVEDLIDFDDAQAKEA, from the coding sequence ATGAGCGAGCAGACGCAAGAGCCAACCATTACGCTCGACCGCGTAAACACCCCTCCCGCGCAGACGTGGAACTACCTGCGCGCCAACGACATTTCCCTTACCGTGCCGAACCGCCCGCGTCAGGGAACGACGCGCGCGGACCTGCCGCGCTTGTTCGGTAGCGTGGAATGCGGCATGGGCCAAGCGGTTACCCAGTGGGTCGAATCTCAGGCTGGCGACGCCCTGTACTGGGAAGTGCGTTCGGGCGAAGATACCGAACCCATCGTCATCGACGTCGATGCGGTGAAGGGCGACATCGTCGACGCGGGCGTCATCGTGCGCGCGGGCGCCCAGGCGAACATACTCATTCATCATCATGGCAGCACGCCCATCGGCGGTACGAGCGCCGTGCTGCTGCGCGTGATTGCCGAGCGTGGCTCTCAGGTGCGCCTGCGCGAAATCGTGGTGGGCGATGGCGTGGGCCAGCGCATCGAATCGGTGGGCATTACGTGCGGAAACGGAGCCCAGGTGGATGCCCGCCAGTTCTTCCTGGCGGCGGGAACCACGGCTGCTGGCTTTGCCGCTGCGCTCGACGGCGATGCGTCGCGCATCGACCTTACGGCCCGCTACCTGGGCGTGAACCACGATACGCTCGATATCAACCATGTGGTGCGTCAGCGCGGCCAGCGTACGAAGAGCAACGTGCTGGAATCCGGCGTGCTGGACGACGCGGCGCGCAAGTCGCTGCGCGCGACCATCGACCTTATCCATGGCGCTCATGGCGCCGAAGGCTCCGAATTGGAAAGCGTTCTGGTGCTCGGCGACGATGTGGTGAACAAGACCATGCCCGTCATCCTGTGCGACGAAGACAACGTCGCGGGTAATCACGGTGCCTCCATTGGTTCGGTTGGCCCCGACCAAATTCGCTATCTGCGCAATCGTGGCCTTTCCGAGCGTGAAGCCGAGGACCTGTACGTGCGGGCCCTGTTCGACGATGCGCTCATTGCGGCAGAAATGAACGACGTGCGCTCCCGCGTAGTCGCTCGTGCGAAGACCGTCCTGGGCGAGGGCATCGTGGAAGACCTCATCGACTTCGATGACGCGCAAGCGAAGGAGGCATAG
- a CDS encoding aminotransferase class V-fold PLP-dependent enzyme, with the protein MEKLQVKESCSIQESPYKADFPLLAKNPDLVFLDSAATAQRPASVLDAQRDFYETMNANPLRGLYGLSVRATQSIEDARMHIARFIGALDEAGEPLANSVVFTRNASESLNLLAHTLPQVVNLQQGDEVVISIMEHHSNLIPWQQVCAATGAKLVYLRLDAEGCVTQQEIEEKIGPRAKIVSVTHVSNVLGVENDIPAIARRAHEMGALCAVDGAQSVPHLRVDVRALGCDFLAFSAHKLGGPMGIGVLWGKPELLDAMPPFLTGGEMIDSVTEEGAVWAPVPQKFEAGTQDAAGAYATDAAITYLEQVGMEQVEERERALAEYLCRRLQELEYVTVIGPVDGAKHVGSVAFDVRGIHPHDVASILDAQGVCIRAGHHCAQPLLSYLGWSSTCRASVGFYNDAADIDRLIEGLQKVWVVFNGRN; encoded by the coding sequence ATGGAAAAGCTGCAGGTGAAAGAGTCGTGCTCCATTCAGGAGTCACCGTACAAGGCCGATTTCCCGCTGCTCGCCAAGAACCCCGATCTCGTGTTTTTGGATAGTGCTGCCACGGCCCAGCGTCCTGCCTCGGTGCTCGATGCCCAGCGCGATTTCTACGAGACCATGAATGCGAACCCCTTACGCGGCCTGTATGGCCTGTCGGTAAGGGCCACGCAGTCCATTGAAGATGCCCGTATGCACATTGCTCGTTTCATTGGCGCGCTCGACGAGGCGGGTGAGCCCCTTGCGAATTCCGTGGTGTTCACGCGCAATGCCAGCGAATCGCTGAACCTGTTGGCCCATACGCTGCCCCAGGTAGTGAATTTGCAGCAAGGCGACGAAGTGGTCATTTCCATTATGGAACACCATTCGAACCTCATTCCCTGGCAGCAGGTGTGCGCGGCCACGGGCGCCAAGCTCGTGTATTTGCGCTTGGATGCCGAGGGCTGCGTCACGCAGCAGGAAATCGAGGAGAAGATTGGCCCGCGTGCCAAGATTGTTTCGGTTACGCATGTGTCCAACGTGCTGGGCGTGGAAAACGACATTCCGGCCATTGCGCGCCGCGCGCATGAAATGGGCGCCCTCTGCGCAGTCGACGGCGCTCAATCGGTGCCGCACCTGCGGGTGGACGTGCGTGCGCTCGGTTGCGACTTCCTGGCGTTTTCGGCTCACAAGCTGGGTGGCCCCATGGGCATTGGCGTGCTATGGGGCAAGCCCGAACTGCTCGATGCCATGCCGCCCTTCCTTACGGGTGGCGAAATGATCGACTCCGTTACCGAAGAGGGCGCGGTATGGGCGCCCGTTCCCCAGAAGTTCGAGGCGGGCACGCAAGATGCCGCGGGGGCGTACGCCACCGATGCCGCCATTACCTATCTGGAACAGGTTGGTATGGAACAGGTGGAAGAACGCGAACGCGCCCTTGCCGAATACCTGTGCCGTCGTTTGCAAGAGCTCGAGTACGTAACGGTTATCGGGCCCGTCGATGGTGCGAAGCACGTGGGTTCGGTGGCGTTCGACGTGCGTGGCATTCATCCGCATGACGTGGCTTCCATTTTGGATGCGCAGGGCGTTTGCATTCGCGCGGGCCATCACTGCGCCCAGCCGCTTCTTTCCTATTTGGGCTGGTCGAGCACGTGCCGCGCAAGCGTTGGCTTCTATAATGACGCAGCCGATATCGATCGGCTTATCGAGGGTCTCCAAAAAGTCTGGGTGGTTTTCAATGGACGTAACTAA
- a CDS encoding 4Fe-4S dicluster domain-containing protein, protein MSRAKLVAGIAAGIVALEGAFSLAATHDKSSYLLRPPGVQSEGDFRSRCIACGKCIEACPYRALDVAGPMQGALSGTPCIDAREQACRLCSDYPCVAVCPTGAIRDVADKHDPRMGYAKIDENVCIAYQGYRCEVCYRVCPLIDEAITIDFQQLENDGIHTKFVPQINRDICTGCGLCVQRCAVSEPHVPIRIVTLAEQEAV, encoded by the coding sequence ATGAGTAGGGCCAAGCTCGTAGCGGGCATTGCGGCTGGCATCGTTGCGCTCGAGGGTGCGTTTTCCCTGGCAGCCACCCACGACAAGTCGTCGTATCTACTTCGGCCGCCTGGCGTGCAATCCGAAGGGGATTTCAGGTCGCGTTGCATTGCATGCGGCAAGTGCATCGAGGCGTGCCCCTATCGGGCACTGGATGTTGCGGGTCCCATGCAGGGGGCCCTTTCGGGAACGCCCTGCATCGACGCACGCGAGCAGGCTTGCCGCTTGTGCTCGGATTACCCTTGCGTGGCCGTGTGCCCCACGGGCGCAATTCGCGATGTCGCCGACAAGCATGACCCGCGCATGGGATACGCGAAGATCGACGAGAACGTGTGCATCGCCTATCAGGGGTATCGCTGCGAAGTGTGCTATCGCGTGTGCCCGCTCATCGACGAGGCGATAACAATCGACTTCCAGCAGCTGGAAAACGACGGCATTCACACCAAGTTCGTTCCGCAAATCAACCGAGATATCTGCACGGGCTGCGGGCTCTGCGTACAGCGCTGCGCGGTAAGCGAGCCCCATGTGCCCATACGCATAGTCACATTGGCAGAGCAAGAAGCCGTGTGA
- a CDS encoding chaperone NapD has product MVISSLVVETAPDCTEAVSAELDVMDGVEIHGVEGHKVVITIEAETVDDSHAIANSIGNMTGVLFVNLVYLNFEGDKTIYPDGV; this is encoded by the coding sequence ATGGTGATATCGAGCCTGGTCGTAGAGACCGCTCCCGATTGCACGGAGGCGGTATCGGCCGAACTGGATGTCATGGACGGCGTGGAAATCCATGGCGTTGAGGGGCATAAGGTCGTGATAACGATCGAGGCCGAAACGGTCGACGACTCGCACGCCATTGCGAATTCCATTGGGAATATGACCGGCGTGCTGTTCGTGAACCTGGTCTACCTGAACTTTGAAGGCGACAAGACGATCTATCCGGATGGCGTATGA
- a CDS encoding molybdopterin-dependent oxidoreductase yields MDISRRAFIKSTAVAMAMAAAAGASVTGCAPKKNDPLNGDAVKTTLAVCRFCGCGCGVIVESMRGKVVSVYGDPENDSNRGLNCVKGYYLSKVLYGEGRLTTPLIRDDNSTKGTEDGFREATWEEALDLVASKLRETWKADKSRLAFWGSGQQPILEGYATAKFWKAGLRSNNIDPNARLCMASAVVGFMNVFQTDEPAGCYADIDHADVFITWGANMAEAHPMLYSRLMARKIADPQVKHYDVTTLGTRTAASADRVIMFGNNGDLAITNCIAHYLIENDTYDHDFVADHLQFKQGTENIGNANYDGYDKSDIGQAVDTVESISFEEYAARLAPYTWEYASEISGASVEDLQALYELFANPELKVTSFWTMGVNQHNRGTWMNHNLHNLHLLSGKYCKPGNGGFSLTGQPSACGTAREVGTFSHRLPADLVVANPAHRRYSEAVWNLPEGYLEDIAKPGYHTTKMFRELSNGNIDFLWSAHNNWAQSMTNLTRFLGRGAEDKRGIFDAFIVVSEVFPTMSTKYANVVLPAAMWIEREGAFGNGERRTAVFEQAVTPPGDARWDMWMLMEIAKRVLAGEEIGGEDAFDVLFGEWYDKDACDFRQETQREVCKSMWEEYRTFSNPKLNPRAEAINRDSKLKMEAKQLAPYEEYIYNHGMTWPVREVNGEWLPTKWRFSYGLQEEGYDQYGVEMYGDEGLANDVSFYKSTDHRPSVVFRPWEPPAEVPDSEYPFVFCTGRLLEHWHTGTMTRRVPALHNALPEALLDMNEADMAELGIKDGDRVRLVSRWGEVEITASSAGRTKPPARYLFAPFFAEETLINLVQQEAYCPLSKEPDFKKTCVRVEKL; encoded by the coding sequence ATGGACATTTCGAGACGCGCGTTCATCAAGTCAACCGCGGTCGCCATGGCAATGGCGGCTGCCGCTGGTGCGAGCGTGACGGGCTGCGCCCCGAAGAAGAATGACCCGCTGAACGGGGACGCCGTGAAGACCACGCTCGCCGTCTGCCGTTTTTGCGGCTGTGGCTGCGGCGTAATCGTGGAAAGCATGCGCGGCAAGGTCGTTAGCGTGTATGGCGACCCCGAAAACGATTCGAATCGTGGCCTGAACTGCGTAAAGGGCTACTACCTGAGCAAGGTTCTCTACGGCGAAGGCCGCCTGACGACGCCGCTCATTCGCGACGACAATTCCACGAAGGGAACCGAGGACGGCTTCCGCGAGGCCACGTGGGAAGAGGCCCTCGACCTGGTTGCGAGCAAGCTGCGTGAGACGTGGAAGGCCGATAAGAGTCGTCTCGCCTTTTGGGGCTCCGGGCAGCAGCCCATTTTGGAAGGATATGCAACGGCCAAGTTCTGGAAGGCGGGTCTGCGCTCAAACAACATCGACCCGAATGCCCGCCTGTGCATGGCGAGCGCCGTCGTGGGCTTCATGAACGTGTTTCAGACCGATGAGCCCGCTGGCTGCTATGCGGACATCGACCATGCCGACGTCTTCATTACCTGGGGCGCCAATATGGCAGAAGCCCATCCGATGCTGTACTCGCGCTTGATGGCTCGAAAGATCGCCGACCCGCAGGTGAAGCACTACGACGTGACCACGTTGGGTACGCGAACGGCTGCCTCGGCCGATCGCGTCATCATGTTCGGCAATAACGGCGACTTGGCCATCACGAACTGCATAGCCCATTACCTCATCGAGAATGATACGTACGATCACGACTTCGTTGCCGACCATTTGCAGTTCAAGCAGGGCACCGAGAACATCGGCAACGCCAATTACGACGGGTACGACAAGAGCGATATCGGACAGGCTGTCGATACGGTCGAGTCGATTTCCTTCGAGGAGTACGCAGCGCGCCTTGCGCCGTACACCTGGGAATATGCGAGCGAAATTTCGGGCGCGTCGGTCGAGGACCTGCAGGCGCTCTACGAGCTGTTTGCCAATCCCGAGCTGAAGGTCACGTCCTTCTGGACGATGGGCGTCAACCAGCATAATCGTGGTACCTGGATGAACCACAATCTGCACAACCTGCACCTGCTTTCGGGCAAGTACTGCAAGCCGGGTAATGGAGGCTTCTCGCTTACCGGCCAGCCGAGCGCATGCGGTACGGCGCGCGAAGTGGGTACGTTCTCGCACCGCCTGCCCGCCGACCTTGTGGTCGCGAACCCCGCGCATCGTCGTTACAGCGAAGCGGTGTGGAACCTTCCCGAGGGCTACTTGGAGGACATCGCAAAGCCGGGCTATCACACGACCAAGATGTTCCGCGAGCTGTCCAATGGAAATATCGATTTCCTCTGGTCCGCTCATAACAACTGGGCGCAATCCATGACGAACCTGACGCGTTTCCTTGGTCGCGGCGCGGAAGACAAGCGCGGCATCTTCGACGCGTTCATTGTCGTAAGCGAAGTGTTCCCCACCATGTCCACGAAGTACGCCAATGTGGTGCTTCCTGCGGCCATGTGGATCGAACGCGAGGGTGCGTTCGGCAATGGCGAACGCAGGACGGCTGTATTCGAGCAGGCTGTTACCCCTCCGGGCGACGCGCGTTGGGATATGTGGATGCTCATGGAAATCGCCAAGCGCGTGCTGGCTGGTGAGGAAATCGGCGGCGAGGATGCATTCGACGTCCTCTTTGGCGAATGGTACGACAAGGATGCGTGCGATTTCCGCCAGGAGACGCAGCGCGAGGTCTGCAAGAGCATGTGGGAGGAATACCGCACGTTCTCGAACCCGAAGCTGAACCCGCGTGCCGAGGCCATCAACCGCGATTCGAAGCTGAAGATGGAGGCGAAGCAGCTCGCCCCCTATGAGGAGTACATCTACAACCACGGTATGACCTGGCCCGTTCGCGAAGTGAATGGGGAATGGCTGCCGACGAAATGGCGCTTCTCGTACGGCTTGCAGGAAGAGGGCTACGACCAGTACGGCGTCGAGATGTACGGCGACGAGGGGCTTGCCAACGACGTGAGCTTCTACAAGTCGACCGATCATCGTCCCTCGGTGGTGTTCCGACCCTGGGAGCCTCCCGCGGAGGTGCCGGATAGCGAGTACCCCTTCGTGTTCTGCACGGGGCGCTTACTCGAACATTGGCATACCGGCACGATGACGCGTCGCGTCCCAGCGCTGCATAACGCGCTTCCCGAGGCCCTGCTCGACATGAACGAAGCGGACATGGCCGAGCTGGGCATCAAGGATGGTGACCGCGTTCGTCTCGTTAGCCGTTGGGGCGAAGTCGAGATTACGGCTTCGAGCGCTGGTCGCACCAAGCCGCCCGCCCGTTATCTGTTTGCGCCCTTCTTCGCAGAAGAAACGCTCATCAACTTGGTCCAGCAGGAAGCATATTGCCCCCTGTCGAAGGAGCCCGACTTCAAGAAGACCTGCGTGCGCGTGGAGAAGCTGTAG
- the sufC gene encoding Fe-S cluster assembly ATPase SufC yields MTQSLLSISGLHAGTEDKTILHDINLSLNAGETHVLMGPNGAGKSTLGHVIMGNPAYQVTEGSIVFDGQDITNEPADKRSLAGIFLSFQAPVEVPGVPLHSFLRAITRKRPELKMTARQFRDRIDEIAEQLDMDSSFLTRELNVGFSGGEKKKLEMLQLLLLKPKLAILDETDSGLDVDALAVVSRGIEAYRETCNGALLVVTHNARILERLTVDHTHVMARGRLVAEGGAELIGKIDRDGFEQFARVEEAVCA; encoded by the coding sequence ATGACGCAGTCACTGCTAAGCATTTCCGGCTTGCATGCCGGCACCGAAGACAAGACCATCCTGCATGACATCAACCTTTCGTTGAACGCAGGCGAAACCCATGTGCTCATGGGGCCGAATGGCGCGGGCAAGTCTACGCTGGGCCATGTGATCATGGGCAATCCCGCGTACCAGGTAACGGAAGGTTCCATCGTGTTCGATGGGCAGGACATTACCAACGAACCTGCCGATAAGCGCTCGCTCGCGGGCATTTTCCTGAGCTTCCAGGCTCCCGTCGAAGTGCCGGGCGTGCCGCTGCATTCGTTCTTGCGCGCTATTACGCGTAAGCGCCCCGAACTGAAGATGACCGCACGTCAGTTCCGTGATCGCATTGACGAGATCGCCGAGCAGCTCGACATGGACAGCTCGTTCCTCACGCGCGAGCTGAATGTGGGCTTTTCCGGCGGCGAGAAGAAGAAGCTCGAAATGCTGCAGCTTCTGCTTCTGAAGCCGAAGCTGGCCATTCTCGACGAGACCGATTCGGGTCTGGACGTGGATGCCCTGGCCGTTGTGAGCCGCGGCATCGAAGCGTATCGCGAAACGTGTAATGGCGCCCTGCTCGTGGTGACGCATAACGCGCGCATTCTCGAGCGCCTTACGGTCGACCACACGCACGTAATGGCGCGCGGCCGTCTGGTTGCGGAAGGTGGCGCCGAACTCATTGGAAAGATCGACCGCGACGGCTTCGAGCAGTTCGCTCGTGTTGAAGAGGCGGTGTGTGCCTAA
- a CDS encoding GAF domain-containing sensor histidine kinase — protein sequence MGYQAGFQQAADGLRNDSGFDFVAVGLAEKPGAPLRWLYSSGATGERYKRIVLSPGHGIGGIVLKSGKPMMFTDIDRQLDPREYSSYPIVFAEDLRSFCALPLGLKGEVAGVLLCAFRSSNPSHEAVFERLTAAVADGLCGYDVTIADFLRFSDAPLGKTLTDGRGIGADYPLLDERERARLVGAAQEEERRRMSRMLHDELSQEMLSVSMLLKQARLLHDDDETTNLLDKAETTLARIVKDVHNLSVQLRPLALDDLGLIAALRSHAGLCRSMYGVDVAISDATNGARYDSAIETHAYRIAQEAMTNACKYSGVDAISVALVDADGVLTLSVFDQGSGFDTARPEIHGTGCGIPGMRERASLIGGELEIRSASDGTVVTLRVPTGEQVDGPVEQEASVLGRPS from the coding sequence ATGGGCTACCAGGCGGGCTTTCAGCAAGCTGCAGATGGCTTGCGTAACGATTCCGGGTTTGATTTCGTGGCGGTGGGTCTCGCCGAAAAGCCTGGTGCGCCCTTGCGTTGGCTCTATTCGTCGGGTGCCACGGGCGAGCGTTATAAGCGCATCGTGCTTTCGCCGGGGCATGGTATCGGCGGAATCGTGCTGAAATCCGGCAAGCCGATGATGTTCACCGACATCGATCGCCAGCTCGATCCGCGCGAATATTCGAGTTATCCCATCGTATTCGCGGAGGACCTGCGTAGCTTCTGCGCCCTGCCTCTTGGCCTGAAGGGCGAAGTTGCGGGAGTGCTTCTCTGCGCTTTCCGCTCGAGCAATCCGTCTCACGAAGCGGTGTTCGAACGGCTTACCGCCGCGGTTGCCGATGGCCTCTGCGGTTATGACGTCACAATTGCAGACTTCCTCCGTTTCTCCGATGCCCCGCTCGGAAAGACTCTGACTGATGGCCGGGGCATTGGGGCTGATTATCCGCTGCTCGATGAGCGCGAGCGGGCGCGTCTTGTGGGCGCGGCGCAGGAAGAGGAGCGCCGACGCATGTCGCGCATGCTGCACGACGAGCTGTCGCAGGAGATGCTGTCGGTTTCGATGCTCTTGAAGCAGGCCCGGTTGCTGCATGACGACGATGAGACCACGAACCTGCTCGACAAAGCCGAAACGACGCTTGCGCGTATCGTGAAGGACGTTCACAACCTCTCGGTGCAGCTGCGGCCTCTCGCCCTTGACGACCTGGGCCTTATTGCGGCGCTGAGATCGCATGCGGGGCTCTGCCGCAGCATGTATGGCGTTGACGTTGCCATTTCCGATGCCACGAATGGCGCACGCTACGATAGCGCAATCGAAACGCACGCGTATCGCATTGCGCAGGAGGCCATGACCAATGCATGCAAGTATTCGGGCGTTGACGCGATAAGCGTTGCGCTTGTCGATGCTGATGGCGTGCTTACCCTGTCGGTATTCGACCAGGGCTCTGGATTCGATACCGCGCGCCCGGAAATACACGGAACGGGGTGCGGCATCCCTGGCATGAGGGAGCGCGCATCGCTCATTGGCGGCGAGCTCGAAATTCGTTCGGCGTCGGATGGCACCGTGGTCACGCTTCGCGTCCCAACGGGTGAGCAGGTGGACGGCCCCGTGGAGCAAGAGGCGAGCGTACTGGGGAGGCCGTCATGA
- the sufB gene encoding Fe-S cluster assembly protein SufB, producing MTELVKERTYVADVDRSMYDFVFSEEGYERYEDGLTPEIVRAISAKKDEPDWMLKMRLDALQTYHAKEMASNWGPSIAGLDLDHISTYVNPRAKQSKSWDDVPEEIKDTFERLGIPEAERKSLAGVGAQYDSEIVYHNMREDVAKQGVVYTTVEDALHDPELEPIVREHFGKLIPPGDHKFAALHYAVWSGGSFVYVPKGVTVPYPLQSYFRLNAEGAGQFEHTLIVVDEGADLHFIEGCSAPKYYEANLHAGAVELFVKDGAHLRYSTIENWSKNMYNLNTKRATVGKDATMEWVSGSFGSHVSYLYPTTILQGERSNCEFTGITFAGATQDLDTGCKVVLNGTDTTASVDTKSISKDGGVNTFRSSVIVGRRASNARATVSCQSLMLDDISRSDTIPAMDVRNATASVGHEATIGRISDETVLYLMSRGIPEGEARAMAVSGFANPVSKELPLEYAVEMNNLVKLEMEGAIG from the coding sequence ATGACCGAACTGGTGAAGGAGCGCACCTACGTCGCCGACGTAGATCGCTCGATGTACGACTTCGTCTTCTCGGAAGAGGGGTACGAACGCTACGAGGACGGGCTGACGCCTGAAATCGTGCGCGCCATTAGCGCGAAGAAGGACGAGCCCGACTGGATGCTCAAGATGCGCCTCGATGCGCTCCAGACGTATCACGCCAAGGAAATGGCTTCCAACTGGGGCCCCAGCATTGCCGGCCTCGACCTGGATCACATTTCCACGTACGTGAACCCGCGTGCGAAGCAGTCGAAGAGCTGGGATGACGTACCCGAGGAGATCAAGGATACGTTCGAGCGCCTGGGTATCCCCGAAGCCGAGCGCAAGAGCCTGGCGGGCGTGGGCGCTCAGTACGATTCCGAAATCGTGTATCACAACATGCGCGAGGACGTGGCGAAGCAGGGCGTCGTGTACACCACCGTGGAAGACGCGCTGCATGACCCCGAGCTCGAGCCCATCGTGCGCGAGCACTTCGGCAAGCTCATTCCCCCGGGCGACCACAAGTTCGCGGCTCTGCATTACGCCGTGTGGTCGGGTGGGTCGTTCGTGTACGTTCCCAAGGGCGTAACCGTCCCCTATCCGCTGCAGAGCTACTTCCGTCTGAACGCGGAAGGCGCTGGTCAGTTCGAACACACCCTGATCGTGGTCGACGAAGGCGCCGACCTGCACTTCATCGAAGGCTGCTCGGCTCCGAAGTACTACGAGGCCAATCTGCATGCCGGTGCGGTGGAGCTGTTCGTAAAGGACGGCGCACACTTGCGCTATTCCACCATCGAGAACTGGTCGAAGAACATGTACAACCTGAACACGAAGCGCGCCACGGTGGGCAAGGACGCCACCATGGAATGGGTTTCGGGTTCGTTTGGCAGCCACGTAAGCTATCTGTATCCCACCACCATCCTGCAGGGCGAGCGCTCGAACTGCGAGTTCACGGGCATTACCTTTGCGGGCGCCACGCAGGATCTGGACACGGGCTGCAAGGTGGTGCTGAATGGCACCGACACCACGGCAAGCGTCGATACGAAGTCCATCTCCAAGGATGGCGGCGTGAACACGTTCCGCAGCTCGGTCATCGTGGGGCGTCGTGCGAGCAATGCCCGCGCGACGGTAAGCTGCCAGTCGCTCATGCTCGACGACATCTCCCGTTCCGACACCATTCCCGCCATGGACGTGCGCAATGCCACGGCCAGCGTGGGGCACGAGGCCACCATTGGCCGCATTTCCGACGAGACGGTGCTCTATCTCATGAGCCGCGGCATCCCCGAGGGCGAAGCCCGCGCCATGGCGGTCAGCGGATTCGCCAATCCCGTTTCCAAGGAGCTTCCGCTGGAATACGCCGTGGAAATGAACAATCTTGTCAAACTCGAAATGGAAGGGGCGATTGGGTAA